One part of the Vibrio palustris genome encodes these proteins:
- the argA gene encoding amino-acid N-acetyltransferase, giving the protein MKIRSTELVKGFRQSAPYVNAHRGKTMVIMLGGEGIADKNFPNIISDLALLHSLGVRIVLVYGARPQINNLLTIHGHETPHHNGIRVTDETALNLVMQAAGQLQLAITARLSMSMNNTPMAGNKLNIVSGNFVIAQPLGIDTGVDYCHSGRIRRIDIEGINRILEQDSIVLLGPIASSVTGECFNLLSEEISTQVAIRLKADKLIGFCSEQGIINEHGNAIAELFPAEVESLIVHRETSQKPEQEDTTGTLRFLRASVSACRAGVPRSHLVSYKVDGALIQELFSFDGIGTQVVTAQTEQVRQAHIDDIGGIFDLILPLEEKGILVRRSREQLEQEIHNFSVIDKDGLIIGCAALYPYRDEKMAEMACVAIHTDYRDGHRGLVLLEHMKYEAKKQELEKLFVLTTQSLHWFREQGFTEAGVSALPVTKQHLYNYQRRSKILVLEL; this is encoded by the coding sequence GTGAAAATACGTAGTACCGAGCTAGTAAAAGGGTTTCGCCAATCCGCCCCTTATGTTAATGCTCACCGAGGTAAAACTATGGTGATAATGTTAGGTGGCGAAGGCATTGCCGATAAAAACTTTCCAAATATTATTAGCGATTTAGCCTTACTACATAGTTTAGGAGTCAGAATCGTTCTCGTGTACGGCGCACGCCCGCAAATTAATAACCTACTCACGATTCATGGCCATGAAACTCCTCATCATAATGGTATCCGCGTTACTGACGAAACCGCATTAAATCTCGTTATGCAAGCAGCAGGACAATTGCAACTGGCCATCACTGCTCGCTTATCAATGAGTATGAACAATACGCCTATGGCGGGAAATAAACTCAATATTGTTAGTGGTAATTTTGTTATAGCACAACCCTTGGGTATCGATACTGGTGTCGATTACTGCCATAGCGGGCGTATTCGACGCATTGACATCGAAGGCATTAATAGAATACTCGAACAAGACTCCATCGTATTGCTAGGACCGATAGCGAGCTCCGTGACAGGTGAATGCTTCAATCTACTGTCCGAAGAAATCTCTACCCAAGTGGCTATTCGTTTAAAAGCAGATAAGCTCATTGGATTTTGCTCTGAACAAGGCATTATTAATGAACATGGCAATGCCATCGCCGAACTTTTTCCTGCCGAAGTCGAATCGCTCATAGTGCACAGGGAAACGAGCCAAAAACCAGAGCAAGAAGATACCACTGGCACACTCCGCTTTTTACGAGCATCCGTCTCCGCATGTCGTGCCGGCGTGCCAAGAAGTCACTTGGTGAGTTACAAAGTTGATGGCGCGTTGATCCAAGAGCTATTTTCCTTTGATGGTATTGGTACACAAGTCGTTACGGCACAAACAGAGCAAGTCCGCCAAGCTCATATTGATGATATTGGTGGTATTTTTGATTTAATTTTACCTTTAGAAGAAAAAGGTATTTTAGTACGCCGCTCCCGCGAGCAACTGGAGCAAGAAATACATAATTTTAGTGTCATTGATAAAGATGGGCTGATCATTGGTTGCGCTGCTTTATACCCTTATCGGGATGAAAAAATGGCCGAAATGGCCTGTGTCGCTATTCATACCGATTATAGAGATGGTCATCGCGGCTTAGTGTTACTTGAACATATGAAGTATGAAGCAAAAAAACAAGAGCTGGAAAAGCTGTTTGTATTGACAACGCAAAGTCTACATTGGTTTAGAGAACAAGGCTTTACCGAAGCAGGAGTATCAGCACTGCCAGTAACCAAACAGCATCTCTATAACTATCAAAGACGCTCAAAAATATTAGTGCTAGAGCTGTAG
- a CDS encoding DUF2850 domain-containing protein, which produces MGTIVVGGGYIYLYLQARNFYTPQDSLYGVWVEQNVAPYSANTIEIRPDSITIQGHTVTTKYLFNGEVLSFSAGGIRQNYQMLNDKKTEMRLMSPDSYSPTYRLSEKYKNDLR; this is translated from the coding sequence ATGGGCACTATCGTGGTTGGTGGTGGATACATATATTTGTACTTACAGGCGCGTAATTTTTATACTCCGCAAGACAGTTTATATGGAGTATGGGTTGAGCAAAATGTGGCGCCATATTCGGCCAATACGATTGAGATTCGACCTGATTCGATCACCATCCAAGGACACACGGTGACCACTAAATATCTTTTTAATGGTGAAGTATTGTCGTTCAGTGCTGGTGGTATCCGACAGAATTACCAAATGTTGAATGATAAAAAAACCGAAATGCGCTTAATGTCACCGGATAGTTATAGCCCTACGTATAGATTGTCAGAGAAATATAAAAATGATCTGCGTTGA
- the mltA gene encoding murein transglycosylase A, producing the protein MIRRLFPLVCVLMLFGCAPTERGQQYQDPEFANKLNKVEQVESNSPRDYSAFLKQSDEVVHNSPSMAKIYQPLYSQLSEWAMESGDPKDLQQFGIQTAQLGGADQRGNVMFTGYFSPVIELRHTPDDEYKYPVYGKPNCTAECPTRAQIYDGALEGEGLELGYAKSLIDPFIMEVQGSGFVHFGDDDSVEYFAYAGKNNKAYVSIGKVLIEQGEVSRKDMSLKAIKEWVETHPAEQVKALLEQNPSYVFFEPRAAAPVTGSAGIPLLPMASVAADRSILPMGTPILAEVPLLNADGTYTGTHQLRLLIVLDTGGAVKDNHLDLYHGMGPRAGTEAGHYKHFGRVWKLGLKASTTQAPWAIPPEKLE; encoded by the coding sequence GTGATTAGACGTCTTTTCCCACTGGTGTGTGTGTTAATGCTTTTTGGGTGTGCGCCCACAGAGCGAGGGCAGCAATACCAAGACCCAGAGTTTGCGAATAAATTAAATAAAGTCGAGCAGGTAGAGTCAAATTCTCCGCGAGATTACTCTGCGTTTTTAAAGCAAAGTGATGAAGTTGTGCATAATTCACCGAGTATGGCGAAAATATATCAGCCTTTATATAGTCAGTTGAGTGAATGGGCGATGGAAAGCGGCGACCCCAAAGATTTGCAACAATTTGGGATACAAACAGCGCAGCTCGGTGGTGCTGATCAAAGAGGTAATGTGATGTTTACTGGTTATTTTTCACCAGTTATTGAGTTGCGTCACACACCCGATGATGAATATAAATATCCAGTCTATGGCAAGCCCAACTGTACGGCAGAGTGTCCTACACGTGCACAAATTTACGATGGAGCCCTTGAAGGGGAAGGACTGGAACTCGGCTACGCCAAGAGTTTGATTGATCCATTTATTATGGAAGTGCAAGGCAGTGGTTTTGTTCATTTTGGTGATGATGATTCGGTCGAATATTTTGCCTATGCGGGAAAAAATAACAAAGCTTACGTGAGCATTGGCAAAGTGCTCATCGAGCAAGGCGAAGTTTCCCGTAAAGATATGTCTTTGAAAGCGATTAAAGAATGGGTAGAGACACATCCTGCCGAGCAGGTAAAAGCGCTTCTAGAACAAAATCCGTCTTATGTATTTTTTGAGCCGCGCGCCGCTGCGCCAGTAACAGGAAGTGCTGGGATCCCGCTATTGCCAATGGCGTCGGTAGCCGCAGATCGTTCTATTTTACCAATGGGGACTCCTATCTTAGCTGAAGTTCCTTTATTGAATGCAGATGGAACCTATACAGGAACCCATCAGTTACGGCTATTGATCGTGCTTGATACCGGTGGTGCCGTTAAAGATAATCATTTGGATTTATATCATGGAATGGGGCCGCGTGCGGGAACCGAAGCTGGGCATTATAAGCATTTTGGACGAGTATGGAAGTTAGGGCTTAAAGCGTCGACGACCCAAGCTCCTTGGGCAATACCGCCTGAAAAGTTAGAATAG
- the tcdA gene encoding tRNA cyclic N6-threonylcarbamoyladenosine(37) synthase TcdA, with translation MRELEAPASESYDQRFGGTRRLYGYEEVDILRAAHVCVIGIGGVGSWAVEALARTGVGELTLIDMDDVCVTNINRQIHAMSGTVGQSKIEVMAERVKLINPECKVNLIDDFINVDNQHEYLSLGYDYVLDAIDSVKAKAALLAYCRSNKIKVVTTGGAGGQIDPTQIKVADLTKTIQDPLAKKLKDHLRRFHNFPTNPARKFGIDCVFSTEQLKYPQADGSVCGTKSTAEGPKRMDCASGFGAATMVTASFGFVAASRIVDKLMQKYRKA, from the coding sequence ATGCGAGAACTTGAAGCCCCAGCCTCAGAAAGTTATGACCAACGATTTGGCGGCACACGCCGTTTATATGGTTATGAGGAAGTTGATATCTTACGTGCTGCGCATGTATGTGTGATTGGTATTGGCGGTGTGGGTTCTTGGGCAGTAGAAGCATTAGCTCGCACTGGTGTCGGCGAGTTGACGTTGATCGACATGGATGATGTGTGTGTAACGAACATTAATCGACAAATTCATGCCATGAGTGGAACGGTTGGACAAAGTAAAATTGAGGTTATGGCAGAGCGCGTCAAGTTGATAAACCCTGAGTGCAAAGTGAACTTGATTGATGATTTTATTAATGTTGATAATCAGCATGAGTACTTAAGTCTTGGTTATGATTATGTGCTTGATGCGATTGATAGTGTTAAAGCGAAAGCCGCATTATTAGCTTATTGTCGTAGTAATAAAATCAAAGTGGTGACCACGGGCGGTGCGGGCGGACAAATCGATCCGACACAAATTAAAGTCGCGGATTTGACCAAAACGATTCAGGATCCATTAGCGAAAAAGCTCAAAGATCATTTGCGTCGCTTTCATAATTTCCCAACGAATCCGGCAAGAAAGTTTGGTATCGATTGTGTATTTTCCACCGAGCAGTTGAAATATCCGCAAGCTGACGGCTCAGTATGTGGTACAAAATCTACCGCAGAAGGTCCTAAACGTATGGACTGTGCGAGTGGTTTTGGGGCAGCGACGATGGTGACAGCAAGTTTTGGCTTTGTTGCCGCGTCTCGTATTGTCGATAAATTGATGCAAAAATATCGTAAAGCGTAA
- the csdE gene encoding cysteine desulfurase sulfur acceptor subunit CsdE yields MSEFPDSPFGTIITDTQVVATMATLHGWEDRYRQVVMWGKQLPKMDEGHKQATVKIAGCESQVWLLAACDENGIWRFHADSDARIVRGLIAIVFAALNHKNTQQIQSIDIEAYFEQLGLLNHLSASRGNGLRAIVDTIRQSVA; encoded by the coding sequence ATGTCTGAATTTCCAGATAGCCCCTTTGGAACCATCATTACTGATACACAGGTTGTCGCTACGATGGCGACCTTACATGGATGGGAAGATCGTTATCGGCAAGTGGTGATGTGGGGCAAGCAATTACCCAAAATGGATGAGGGGCATAAACAAGCAACAGTCAAGATCGCTGGGTGTGAGAGTCAAGTATGGCTATTAGCGGCTTGTGATGAGAATGGCATTTGGCGTTTTCATGCTGATTCTGATGCGCGGATTGTTCGTGGCCTTATTGCTATTGTGTTTGCCGCATTGAATCATAAAAATACACAGCAAATTCAGTCGATTGATATTGAAGCATACTTTGAACAACTCGGGTTGCTGAATCACTTATCCGCTTCAAGAGGCAATGGCTTACGAGCGATTGTGGATACGATCCGCCAATCTGTGGCGTAA
- a CDS encoding aminotransferase class V-fold PLP-dependent enzyme — protein MTFDIDTVRAQFPFLAQEINGYPLTYLDSAATSQKPQVVIDTLANYYRFENANVHRGSHHMTAQATSRYEAARDTVAQWIGAAHADTIIWTRGTTEAINLVAYTYALKHLQAGDEIAICENEHHANIVPWQLIAQQTGANIIKIPVTAHGEFDWDYFQNVLTKRCKLVAVAHITNVTGARQPIEAIIHAAHDVGAKVMVDGAQGVVHETVDVTQLDVDFYAFSGHKLYAPNGIGVLYVKPDILPLMPVWQGGGKMVERVSFAGTSFAPAPSCFEAGTPNVAGAIGLAAAMTWLKQFDYQDIKQHIAHLHHTLYEGLVAIDDLYIIGHQPGSGIISFTMDGVHHHDIATLLDQQGIVVREGHHCAHPLMDALDISGTVRLSLSLYNNEADITRALAAIKKAADIL, from the coding sequence ATGACGTTTGATATTGATACTGTTCGTGCACAATTTCCTTTTCTCGCCCAAGAGATTAATGGTTATCCATTAACGTATTTGGATAGCGCAGCCACCTCACAAAAACCACAGGTCGTTATTGATACGCTGGCCAACTATTATCGTTTTGAAAATGCCAATGTACATCGTGGCAGTCATCATATGACGGCACAAGCGACATCACGTTATGAAGCCGCTCGGGATACCGTTGCTCAGTGGATCGGCGCGGCTCACGCTGACACTATCATTTGGACACGTGGCACAACGGAAGCGATCAATCTTGTCGCCTATACCTATGCCCTAAAACACCTACAAGCAGGTGATGAAATTGCGATTTGTGAAAATGAGCATCATGCCAATATTGTTCCGTGGCAGCTTATTGCTCAACAAACCGGAGCAAACATCATTAAAATTCCGGTAACTGCTCACGGTGAATTTGATTGGGATTATTTTCAAAACGTGCTCACAAAACGCTGTAAACTGGTCGCCGTTGCTCATATCACCAATGTGACAGGCGCACGTCAGCCAATTGAAGCGATTATTCATGCTGCCCACGATGTTGGGGCGAAAGTCATGGTCGATGGCGCGCAAGGGGTTGTGCATGAAACTGTCGATGTCACACAGCTAGATGTCGATTTTTATGCCTTTTCAGGACACAAATTATACGCCCCTAATGGCATAGGCGTCTTATATGTCAAACCCGATATTCTGCCCTTAATGCCCGTTTGGCAAGGCGGAGGCAAGATGGTGGAGCGAGTCAGCTTTGCCGGTACGAGTTTTGCTCCAGCACCAAGCTGCTTTGAAGCGGGAACGCCTAATGTTGCGGGGGCGATTGGACTGGCGGCCGCGATGACGTGGTTAAAACAATTTGATTATCAAGATATAAAGCAACACATTGCGCACCTACATCATACGCTTTATGAAGGCTTAGTCGCTATCGATGACCTGTATATTATCGGTCACCAGCCTGGCTCGGGGATCATCAGCTTTACTATGGATGGGGTGCATCATCACGATATAGCAACGCTACTTGATCAACAAGGTATCGTCGTCCGTGAAGGTCACCACTGTGCTCACCCATTGATGGATGCTCTCGATATTAGTGGCACCGTTCGTTTATCGCTAAGTTTATATAATAACGAGGCCGATATTACTCGCGCGCTCGCGGCCATCAAGAAAGCCGCTGATATTCTTTAA
- a CDS encoding DJ-1 family glyoxalase III yields the protein MTKRILVPIANGTEEIEAVTIIDTLTRAGYDVSVASADFDGQLTVTCSRGVVLSAQHRLVDIADEEFDAIVLPGGLGGAEVFQGSTILIEILKQQKYDGRLVAAICASPAIVLQHHDLYPGAIMTGHPNFQQHIPASLWRTRRVTFDINNNLLTSQGPGSSIEFAIEIIIRLSGKTAAKQVAEPMMVLPQLHYDKLSEDA from the coding sequence ATGACCAAGCGTATTTTAGTCCCTATCGCCAATGGCACCGAAGAAATCGAAGCCGTCACTATTATCGATACGTTAACCCGAGCAGGCTATGACGTTTCTGTCGCTAGTGCTGATTTTGATGGGCAGTTAACCGTGACTTGTTCGCGTGGAGTGGTCTTATCGGCGCAACACCGCTTGGTTGATATTGCCGATGAGGAATTTGATGCTATTGTCTTACCAGGAGGCTTAGGCGGCGCTGAAGTATTTCAAGGCAGCACCATCTTGATTGAAATACTCAAGCAGCAGAAGTACGACGGCCGCTTGGTCGCCGCTATCTGTGCGTCTCCCGCTATTGTCCTACAGCACCATGACTTGTATCCAGGTGCTATTATGACGGGACATCCAAACTTCCAACAGCACATTCCAGCTTCACTATGGCGAACTCGACGCGTCACTTTTGATATCAACAATAACCTTTTAACTAGCCAAGGACCTGGCTCTTCGATTGAATTTGCCATTGAGATCATCATACGTTTATCGGGTAAAACCGCCGCAAAACAGGTCGCAGAGCCTATGATGGTATTGCCACAATTACATTACGATAAACTGAGCGAAGATGCCTAA